One Chitinivibrionales bacterium DNA segment encodes these proteins:
- the hypB gene encoding hydrogenase nickel incorporation protein HypB produces the protein MSALSRQDRTASWKASRLKMIEKIKLSKSAHALNDAVAQKNRNAFKELGLTVFNMISSPGSGKTSLLEHLAKRLGQRLLVITGDIQTQLDKERIDKAGARAVQIETRGSCHLTAAMINTAARQLSFSGAEYLVIENVGNLVCPSSYDLGEDDKIAVLSVAEGDEKPIKYPTLFIRAGAVIINKIDLLPYVTFDVARATGDIRKLKHDAEIFQTSCKTGEGIEGVVAYLNKIRRKK, from the coding sequence ATGAGCGCACTATCAAGGCAGGACAGGACTGCATCGTGGAAAGCATCGAGGTTGAAGATGATTGAGAAAATAAAGCTCAGCAAAAGCGCGCACGCGCTCAACGACGCCGTTGCCCAGAAGAACCGCAATGCGTTCAAGGAGCTTGGTCTCACGGTTTTCAACATGATCAGCTCTCCCGGGTCCGGCAAGACATCGCTCCTGGAGCACCTGGCAAAACGCCTGGGGCAGCGGCTGCTCGTGATTACCGGCGACATACAGACGCAGCTTGACAAGGAAAGAATCGATAAAGCCGGCGCCCGCGCGGTCCAGATCGAGACGCGCGGCTCGTGCCACCTCACCGCTGCCATGATCAACACGGCGGCGCGGCAGCTCTCGTTTTCCGGCGCGGAATACCTCGTCATCGAAAACGTGGGCAACCTGGTGTGCCCGTCGTCGTACGATCTCGGCGAGGACGACAAGATCGCGGTGCTGTCGGTGGCCGAGGGTGACGAGAAACCCATCAAATACCCCACGCTCTTCATCCGGGCCGGCGCGGTGATCATAAACAAGATCGACCTTCTCCCTTACGTCACTTTTGACGTGGCCCGCGCCACGGGTGACATAAGGAAACTAAAGCATGATGCGGAGATTTTCCAGACGTCGTGCAAAACCGGGGAAGGGATTGAGGGCGTTGTTGCTTATTTGAATAAAATAAGGCGAAAAAAATAA
- a CDS encoding hydrogenase maturation nickel metallochaperone HypA: MHEYSVATEIAAIVKQTAQGRSVKKITIVIGTLSGVFSESLLMYLEIVLPDMGMDKVEIETKESAAVFACACGNEYTATNMALACPKCGGYERTIKAGQDCIVESIEVEDD; this comes from the coding sequence ATGCATGAATACTCCGTCGCCACCGAAATCGCCGCCATTGTCAAGCAGACCGCGCAGGGACGCAGCGTAAAAAAAATCACCATCGTGATCGGCACGCTCAGCGGCGTTTTTTCAGAGTCTTTGCTCATGTACCTTGAGATCGTTCTTCCCGACATGGGCATGGACAAAGTGGAAATCGAAACAAAAGAATCCGCGGCGGTCTTCGCTTGCGCCTGCGGGAACGAATACACGGCAACAAACATGGCACTTGCCTGCCCGAAATGCGGCGGATATGAGCGCACTATCAAGGCAGGACAGGACTGCATCGTGGAAAGCATCGAGGTTGAAGATGATTGA
- a CDS encoding Ni/Fe hydrogenase subunit alpha: MSSNTIHIDVHHVTRVEGHGNILVDIDKGEVKTVTWSVPEAPRFFEAMVVGRDCTEVATITSRICGICSIGHTFSSLKATEAALGVTISEQSRRLRKILNHGENLQSHVLHVGYLALPDLLKVGSVIPLATTHKDAVLLVVKLHRLANETCDIVGGRTTHPIRTCIGGFTKFPTEKELAGLKARFEAAIPDLKTLAAVVKSVAGGLPNFTRETEYVSLTDTTEYALYDGKIRSSDVKDPIPVDGYLKVTNEFMNSQSTAKWAKFNRESYMAGALARFNNNHTQLPPLAKAVAADLGLKAPCYNPYFNTVAQVVECVYSVEKTIEHLDWLLDKGVKKEEAAFARREGRGVGAVDVPRGILFHDYTYDKHGKCVKANCIIPTNQNHANIQKDMDKLVPQFADRGKDELQLLLEMLVRAYDPCISCSTH; this comes from the coding sequence CATTCATATCGACGTCCACCACGTGACCCGCGTCGAGGGACACGGCAACATCCTCGTCGATATTGACAAAGGAGAAGTAAAGACCGTGACGTGGAGCGTGCCCGAGGCGCCGCGCTTCTTCGAGGCTATGGTGGTAGGCAGGGACTGCACCGAGGTGGCGACCATCACCTCGCGCATCTGCGGCATCTGCTCCATCGGCCACACGTTCTCGTCGCTCAAGGCAACCGAGGCGGCGCTCGGCGTCACCATTTCCGAGCAGTCGCGCAGGCTGCGCAAAATCCTGAACCACGGCGAAAACCTGCAGAGCCACGTGCTCCACGTGGGATACCTCGCACTGCCCGACCTGCTCAAGGTCGGCAGCGTCATTCCGCTCGCGACCACGCACAAGGACGCGGTGCTCCTTGTTGTCAAGCTGCACCGGCTCGCCAACGAGACCTGCGACATCGTGGGCGGACGCACCACGCACCCCATCCGCACGTGCATCGGCGGGTTCACCAAATTCCCCACTGAAAAGGAGCTTGCAGGGCTCAAGGCAAGGTTCGAGGCTGCGATTCCCGATCTGAAAACGCTTGCCGCGGTGGTAAAATCCGTTGCCGGCGGCCTTCCGAACTTCACGCGCGAGACGGAATATGTTTCTCTCACCGACACGACCGAATACGCGCTGTATGACGGGAAGATCAGGTCCAGCGACGTCAAAGACCCGATTCCCGTGGACGGCTACCTCAAGGTCACCAACGAGTTTATGAATTCGCAGTCGACCGCCAAATGGGCGAAGTTCAACCGCGAATCGTACATGGCCGGCGCGCTCGCGCGGTTCAACAACAACCACACCCAGCTCCCGCCGCTTGCCAAGGCGGTCGCGGCCGACCTCGGCCTCAAGGCGCCGTGCTACAATCCCTACTTCAACACCGTTGCGCAGGTGGTGGAATGCGTGTATTCGGTGGAAAAGACCATCGAGCACCTCGACTGGCTGCTTGACAAAGGGGTCAAGAAGGAAGAGGCCGCATTTGCGCGCCGCGAGGGCCGCGGCGTGGGCGCCGTTGATGTGCCGCGCGGCATTCTATTCCACGATTACACGTACGACAAGCACGGGAAATGCGTCAAGGCCAACTGCATCATCCCCACCAACCAGAACCACGCCAACATCCAGAAGGACATGGACAAGCTCGTACCGCAGTTTGCGGACCGGGGAAAAGATGAGCTCCAGCTTTTGCTCGAGATGCTCGTGCGGGCCTACGATCCGTGCATTTCCTGCTCGACGCATTAA
- a CDS encoding DUF72 domain-containing protein, with the protein MKIFVGTSGYGYKEWKGNFYPEKISADKMLSFYSGRLETVEVNNTFYRMPTEPVVMGWAKQVPPGFMFAIKAPQMITHIKRLKNVKEETRFFLKSVSRLGKKLGCVLFQFPASFRQDAETLGNFLGLIPEKIPCAFDFRSSSWMDMKIFGLLRDKGCCLCMEDTDEKSVEEIVGTTSWGYLRLRRPDYSEGDLSGWAKKISLQKWKTAFVFFKHEDDSAARGPALALRFRELTGSK; encoded by the coding sequence ATGAAAATCTTTGTTGGTACGAGCGGTTACGGCTACAAGGAATGGAAGGGCAATTTCTATCCGGAAAAAATATCCGCGGACAAAATGCTTTCGTTTTATTCCGGCCGCCTCGAGACCGTTGAAGTAAACAACACGTTTTACCGCATGCCCACGGAGCCGGTGGTCATGGGGTGGGCCAAGCAGGTGCCACCGGGATTCATGTTCGCGATAAAAGCTCCCCAGATGATCACGCACATAAAGCGCCTTAAAAATGTGAAAGAGGAAACCCGGTTTTTTTTGAAATCGGTTTCCCGGCTGGGCAAAAAGCTCGGCTGCGTGCTGTTCCAGTTCCCGGCCAGTTTTCGCCAGGATGCGGAGACGCTTGGGAATTTCCTTGGCCTGATACCGGAAAAAATCCCCTGCGCGTTCGATTTCAGGAGTTCATCGTGGATGGACATGAAAATTTTCGGCCTCCTCCGCGACAAGGGGTGCTGCCTTTGCATGGAAGACACGGACGAGAAGTCCGTTGAGGAGATTGTCGGCACCACTTCATGGGGCTATTTGCGTTTGCGCAGGCCGGACTATTCCGAAGGCGATCTTTCCGGATGGGCGAAAAAAATATCATTGCAGAAATGGAAAACGGCGTTCGTGTTTTTCAAGCATGAGGACGACAGCGCGGCGAGGGGGCCGGCGCTGGCGCTAAGGTTCAGGGAACTTACGGGCAGCAAATGA